The segment CACTTCATCAGCGGATGAGGAAGCAAACAAACAGGCCATCGCGAGAAACAACGCGGAGAATGCAATTCCAGTTGTGCAGTACAGCTGACGCATTAAATAGACCCACGCACAATCTTGATGTTCAATACAATGTAGGCTTCCATAATATCTCCATAGATCGGAATTGGAAGCCTCGCGGTTACAAGCTGGCAAAAATATGACAGATGTGGAGGTTCACCCAGTTGTTCGGGATTAATTGCCCAGTTGTCCGGCTTAAATCATCTGGCCTTTTCATCGTCGTAAAGGAGTTCCAAGCCTACTTTAGACTTGAATAAGGTCGTAGGCTGCATAATCGGCAATGTTACAAACCGTAATAGTTCCAGCGTGGAATAGGCTTCCAGCTTGCGAGCCGACGTTACGACGGACTGCCGAAGCATTGAGAATCTGCCTTGTGAGGCGATGCCGCGGCTAAAGAAAAGCTCCTCGATCGCATAGAAATCTTCATCGAATCCACCGAAAGCCTCAAACGCGTCTTTGCGGCAAAACATAAAACATCCAGCAGCCCAACCTCCGATCGATTGCCAACCGATCTTGACGGCGTAGAACATCGCCCACTTCACAACCGACAGTTTGATCTCCGGAGCGATATCAACAGCCGCTCCGCCACCAGCCGCGCCCTTGGCGAGCTGATCCAATGCCGCGGCGAGCGTCGCAGCAGGTAGCAGCGTGTCGGCGTCAAGAAAAAACAGCCACGGAGTGTCGCAGGTCCGAGCACCCGCGTTTCGGACGGCGCCAATGTTTCTCAAGCTGACATCAATGACTTCAGCACCATGTTCGATCGCGACTTCTCGCGTCAAATCTGTAGACGCGTCGTTGACGACGACAACTTTCGCCGGATGATCGATCTCTTGCAGCGACTGCTGAACCGTGGCCAGCGTATTCGGCAAATAGTTCTCTTCGTTGTGAGCCGGAATCACGATCGTGAAATCGCGCCAATCCGAACGATGTTTGCCAATCGTTGGCCGCGAGGGTTTTCCGTCGACGTTCATAAGGTGCATGCGTCAGGTTGACGTCCGACTAACACAATCCATCGTGTCTCAGCTACAATCCCGAATACCGGAAGCCTTTGACACTGAATCGAAAGCGTTTGATTGGAAGCCAGCATCTCTTCCGGGTCAACTCGTCGATACCCTGAATGTAGCCAGTGTGCGTACTCCAATCGCAAATTTTCGAGCGTTAGTTCGACGAGTTCGATTCGAGATACAGCATTCGATTTGCGGAGGAGAACTCGATGAAAGATGTAATGGCCGTCATTCTTGCCGGCGGAAAAGGTTCACGACTTGAGCCGCTGACTCGCGATCGCGCCAAGCCCGCCGTTCCTTTTGGTGGCGGCTATCGGATCGCGGACTTTGCGCTATCGAATTGCCTCAACAGTGGCATCCGTAAGATTCTGTTGCTGACTCAGTACAAAGCCATCAGTCTCGATCGCCACATCAACACCGGCTGGCGCCAGTTTTTCTGCCGGGAGCTTGGCGAGTTCATCGACATCGTTCCTCCGCAACAGCGTATCGACGAGCACTGGTATCAGGGGACTGCCGACGCGGTCTATCAGAATATCTACACGATTGAAAAAGAGAAACCAAACAGCGTTCTGATCCTTGCCGGCGATCACATCTACAAGATGAACTACGGCGCGATGGTCGACTACCATGAAAAAATGAAAGCCGACCTGACTGTCGCGGCTTTGCAAGTCGATCCCGAGGAAGCGAAATCGTTTGGCGTGATGCAAGTCAACGAGCAAAATCGCATCGTCGGATTTGAGGAGAAACCGGATGCCCCGAAATCGATCCCCGGTGATCCGAACCAATGCCTGGCAAGCATGGGCGTGTATGTTTTTTCAGCTCGCTTTTTGTTTGAACAACTGCTTCGAGACGCGAACCAGCCTGACAGCCAACGGGACTTCGGCAAGAACATTATTCCGTCGGTGATTGATTCGCATCGTGTGTTCGCATTTCCGTTTCAGGATGAAAATCGTAAGTCGCAGGCGTACTGGCGAGACGTCGGCACGATCGACGCTTACTACGACGCCAATATGGATTTGATTAGCGTTGATCCGATGCTGAATATGTACGATCAGCAGTGGCCGATTCGCACGTTCCAGGAAAACTGTCCGCCGCCAAAATTCGTCTTTGGCGGAGACGACGAAGAAGGCCGTGTGGGCATGGCAACGGACTCGATCGTTTGTCCCGGCAGCATCATTTCCGGAGGTCGAGTAGAACGTTCGATCGTCGGACTGCATTGCCGCATCAACAGCTTCGCCAACGTCTCCGATTCGATTCTGTTCGACAGCGTCACGGTAGGTCGTCACGCTCAAGTCAGGCGCGCGATCATCGACAAAGGAGTCAGCATTCCATCGGGCACGCGAATTGGTTTCGATCTCGAGGCCGATCGGAAACGGGGTTTGACCGTCACCGAAAGCGGCATTGTCGTGATCGGCAAGGGCGACGTGATTTCCAAAGTTCACGACGAAGCTAATGCCGAAGGGACCGTGCCGGCTCCTCACCTGAACCAGAAAACTCAGCGTCAAAACCGATGAGGCATCGTCGCGTGGTCTCGCAATCGGTTTAACGATAGTGCGCTTGTTCGGACTTGCGTTTGCCAAGCATTAGCCGCGAAGAGAAATCACTTTGGTCGATGCGACTTTGTCGTGAAGGCATTTTCTGTCCGCGCCAAATATCGACACAGCATTGACCAGCCCAATCAGTCCTCCGATTACCGGGATGATAGTAATCAGCCACAGCCAAAGGTATCGCATCAGGAATAGCCGTCCCAGCGGCACCAGCTGATTGTCATCTCCCAGAATTCTCGTTTTCATCGCCAGTTTGCCGATGGTTTGTC is part of the Mariniblastus fucicola genome and harbors:
- a CDS encoding glycosyltransferase, translated to MHLMNVDGKPSRPTIGKHRSDWRDFTIVIPAHNEENYLPNTLATVQQSLQEIDHPAKVVVVNDASTDLTREVAIEHGAEVIDVSLRNIGAVRNAGARTCDTPWLFFLDADTLLPAATLAAALDQLAKGAAGGGAAVDIAPEIKLSVVKWAMFYAVKIGWQSIGGWAAGCFMFCRKDAFEAFGGFDEDFYAIEELFFSRGIASQGRFSMLRQSVVTSARKLEAYSTLELLRFVTLPIMQPTTLFKSKVGLELLYDDEKAR
- the glgC gene encoding glucose-1-phosphate adenylyltransferase; translation: MKDVMAVILAGGKGSRLEPLTRDRAKPAVPFGGGYRIADFALSNCLNSGIRKILLLTQYKAISLDRHINTGWRQFFCRELGEFIDIVPPQQRIDEHWYQGTADAVYQNIYTIEKEKPNSVLILAGDHIYKMNYGAMVDYHEKMKADLTVAALQVDPEEAKSFGVMQVNEQNRIVGFEEKPDAPKSIPGDPNQCLASMGVYVFSARFLFEQLLRDANQPDSQRDFGKNIIPSVIDSHRVFAFPFQDENRKSQAYWRDVGTIDAYYDANMDLISVDPMLNMYDQQWPIRTFQENCPPPKFVFGGDDEEGRVGMATDSIVCPGSIISGGRVERSIVGLHCRINSFANVSDSILFDSVTVGRHAQVRRAIIDKGVSIPSGTRIGFDLEADRKRGLTVTESGIVVIGKGDVISKVHDEANAEGTVPAPHLNQKTQRQNR